In Treponema vincentii, a single window of DNA contains:
- a CDS encoding NfeD family protein — translation MLFQLSMFLAFYTPWFWFGIAVICAIIEGMTLGLTTVWFALSAVLMIFISMLQPPFYVQCVLFALVALLLLFFTRPIALKFLHTKREKTNADSLIGKKAVVLQTITEWEKGQVKINGVVWTASSVDGAVIPAGDECIIEKIEGVTLIVKEMDASEN, via the coding sequence ATGCTCTTCCAACTATCGATGTTTTTAGCGTTTTATACGCCGTGGTTTTGGTTCGGTATTGCCGTTATTTGTGCAATTATCGAGGGGATGACGCTTGGTTTAACGACCGTGTGGTTCGCGCTCAGCGCCGTGCTGATGATTTTCATTTCCATGTTGCAGCCGCCGTTTTATGTGCAGTGCGTTCTGTTTGCGCTTGTTGCATTGCTGCTGCTCTTTTTTACCCGCCCCATTGCGCTGAAATTTTTGCATACCAAACGGGAAAAAACCAATGCGGACAGCCTTATCGGTAAAAAAGCCGTCGTGCTACAAACCATTACCGAATGGGAAAAAGGGCAAGTTAAAATCAACGGCGTTGTGTGGACGGCTTCTTCGGTTGACGGCGCGGTTATACCTGCCGGAGATGAATGTATCATCGAAAAGATAGAGGGTGTTACCCTGATCGTAAAAGAAATGGATGCCTCTGAAAACTGA
- a CDS encoding SPFH domain-containing protein: MWIAFALIVFVLILLILNIRIVPQSQSFIIERLGGYFQSWEVGLHVKMPFVDRIANKVSLKERVLDFKPQPVITKDNVTMMIDTVIYFQITDPKLYTYGVENPMNAIENLSATTLRNIIGELELDGTLTSRDVINTRMRSILDEATDPWGIKVNRVEVKNIIPPESIQEAMEKQMRAERERREAILIAEGQKQSSILVAEGKKASMILQAEAEKESAICRAQGEAEAILAIQKATAEGLNLIKNVGADPALIKLRSLEAFEKVADGKSTKIIIPADIQNMAGLVSSIAEVIK, from the coding sequence ATGTGGATTGCTTTTGCATTAATCGTATTCGTACTCATTCTGCTTATTTTGAATATCAGAATTGTACCGCAGTCTCAGTCGTTCATTATCGAACGGCTTGGCGGCTATTTCCAGTCATGGGAGGTCGGTCTGCACGTTAAGATGCCGTTTGTCGATCGAATCGCCAATAAGGTGTCGCTCAAGGAGCGGGTGCTCGATTTTAAACCGCAGCCGGTTATTACGAAAGACAACGTTACCATGATGATTGACACGGTTATCTATTTTCAGATTACCGACCCGAAGCTCTATACCTACGGCGTTGAAAACCCGATGAATGCGATTGAAAATCTGTCAGCGACCACGCTGCGGAATATTATCGGTGAATTGGAACTTGACGGTACGCTGACAAGCCGCGATGTTATCAATACTCGTATGCGCAGCATTCTGGATGAAGCGACCGATCCCTGGGGTATTAAGGTAAACCGCGTAGAAGTAAAGAATATCATTCCCCCTGAATCCATTCAGGAAGCGATGGAAAAACAGATGCGTGCAGAACGTGAACGGCGTGAGGCCATTCTCATTGCGGAGGGACAAAAGCAGTCCTCCATTCTGGTGGCAGAAGGAAAAAAGGCGTCGATGATTTTACAGGCCGAAGCGGAAAAAGAATCCGCTATCTGCAGGGCGCAGGGTGAGGCTGAGGCAATTTTGGCTATCCAGAAAGCAACTGCCGAAGGTTTGAATCTTATTAAGAATGTCGGTGCCGACCCTGCACTGATTAAACTGCGCAGCTTGGAAGCCTTTGAAAAAGTAGCCGACGGAAAATCGACGAAAATTATTATTCCTGCTGATATTCAGAATATGGCAGGGCTTGTGTCAAGTATTGCGGAAGTTATCAAATAA
- a CDS encoding CTP synthase: protein MKARFIFITGGVVSSLGKGITAASIGLLLKSRGFSVINQKFDPYLNIDPGTMNPYQHGEVFVTEDGGETDLDLGHYERFTDVALHKFNSHTAGKVYLSILDHERAGDYCGATVQVIPHVTDEIKHRIMQTAEQTGSDIVITEIGGTVGDIESLPFIEAIRQIRNTVGREHCLFIHLGLLPYLKECGELKTKPMQHSVKELLGFGIQPDIIMCRSEKKLSKSIREKLSLFCNVSQDAIIENLTAKSIYEVPLMLEEGNLGKKICELFNIPNSEPDLQSWKEMVESYYHPEKEVTVALVGKYTELPDAYLSVSEALTAAGVYHRARVKQLWIDAAKITDAAKAEELLKDAQAIIVPGGFGERGIEGMVLTAEYARTKGVPYFGICLGMQIAVIEFARHVLGLERAHSSEFIKNCEPVIDLMPDQKDVQLGGTLRLGSFRCMVAENSKAEQAYKMHEIRERHRHRYEFNNLYRSRFENTDMLLSGINPERNLVEIVELKNHPWFLAVQFHPEFASRPNKPHPLFRDFIGAALART from the coding sequence ATGAAAGCTCGTTTTATTTTTATTACCGGCGGGGTTGTTTCTTCCCTTGGGAAAGGCATTACCGCTGCATCTATCGGACTTTTGCTGAAAAGCAGAGGTTTTTCGGTTATCAATCAAAAGTTTGATCCTTATTTGAATATCGATCCGGGAACGATGAATCCCTATCAGCATGGAGAAGTTTTTGTAACGGAGGACGGCGGCGAAACCGATCTCGACCTCGGTCATTACGAACGGTTCACTGATGTTGCTTTGCATAAATTTAACAGCCACACGGCCGGAAAAGTGTATCTTTCCATATTAGATCATGAGCGGGCTGGGGACTATTGCGGAGCGACCGTACAGGTTATCCCGCATGTTACCGACGAAATTAAACACCGCATTATGCAAACGGCGGAGCAAACCGGCAGCGATATCGTTATTACGGAAATAGGCGGTACGGTCGGCGACATCGAATCGCTCCCTTTTATAGAAGCGATTCGGCAAATTCGGAACACAGTCGGCAGAGAACATTGCCTTTTTATCCACCTCGGTCTTTTACCGTACCTAAAAGAATGCGGCGAGCTTAAAACCAAACCCATGCAGCATAGCGTTAAAGAGCTGCTCGGCTTCGGAATTCAGCCCGATATCATTATGTGCCGCAGCGAAAAAAAGCTCAGTAAATCCATCCGCGAAAAGCTCAGTCTTTTTTGCAATGTCAGCCAAGATGCCATTATCGAAAATCTTACCGCAAAGTCTATCTACGAAGTTCCGCTGATGCTGGAAGAAGGGAACCTCGGTAAAAAAATCTGCGAGCTTTTCAATATTCCCAATTCCGAACCCGATTTACAGTCGTGGAAGGAAATGGTTGAGTCTTATTATCATCCCGAAAAAGAAGTAACGGTTGCCCTCGTCGGCAAATACACCGAGCTGCCCGATGCGTATTTAAGCGTAAGCGAAGCGTTGACCGCTGCAGGGGTCTATCACCGCGCACGTGTAAAGCAGCTGTGGATTGACGCAGCGAAGATTACGGATGCGGCAAAGGCTGAAGAATTGTTAAAAGATGCACAGGCGATTATCGTTCCGGGCGGTTTCGGTGAGCGTGGCATTGAGGGGATGGTGCTTACTGCGGAATATGCGCGCACCAAGGGCGTTCCCTATTTCGGTATTTGCCTTGGAATGCAGATTGCCGTTATCGAATTTGCCCGCCATGTACTTGGGTTGGAACGCGCGCATTCCTCCGAGTTTATCAAGAATTGTGAACCCGTTATCGACTTGATGCCCGATCAAAAAGATGTGCAGCTCGGCGGTACGCTCAGGCTCGGTTCTTTCCGCTGTATGGTTGCGGAGAACAGCAAGGCGGAGCAGGCTTATAAAATGCACGAAATTCGCGAGCGCCACCGGCACCGCTATGAATTTAACAATTTGTACCGCAGCCGGTTTGAAAATACCGACATGCTGCTTTCGGGAATCAATCCTGAGCGCAATTTAGTGGAAATCGTCGAGCTGAAAAATCATCCGTGGTTTTTAGCGGTACAGTTTCATCCCGAGTTTGCCTCCCGTCCGAATAAGCCGCATCCGCTATTCCGTGACTTTATCGGAGCGGCGCTGGCACGAACCTAA